One Mya arenaria isolate MELC-2E11 chromosome 7, ASM2691426v1 genomic window carries:
- the LOC128240359 gene encoding TGF-beta receptor type-1-like — protein MAILIGFVVLMFCVQFPHSVHGLICLCEDPDSYCPKNKTCVTDGACFASIFFYEDKPYYKFGCKAKASLVPIGNPFECQTSIIAGTETKVNCCYEDNCNMGVRPEVDTRPTPKVDPDNGKTELGIWELVAITAGPVILLCLIFVFAFVMYHRHKSRRNSMYPRANPIDTPLLPDGPQGSLNDMLTDYSGSGSGLPLLVQRTIARQIQLVEILGKGRYGEVWMGKWKGESVAVKIFSSRDERSWFREAEIYQTVMLRHDNILGFIAADNKDNGTWTQLWLVTDHHEQGSLYDYLNRTPVSAQAMVKMALSISCGLAHLHTEIMGTRGKPAIAHRDLKSKNILVKSNGQCCIADLGLAVRHDSATDAVDIAPNNRVGTKRYMPPEVLDETINMNHFESFKRADVYSFGLVLWEIARRCSIGGIYEDYQQPYYNMVPPDPYLEEMKKIVCTDRRRPDIPNRWQGHEGLRVMARVMKECWFQNAAARLTALRIKKTLDSLNTQGDVKVATETSLEPV, from the exons ATGGCGATACTGATCGGTTTTGTTGTGTTAATGTTTTGTGTGCAGTTTCCACATTCAGTGCATG GCTTGATATGTCTCTGCGAAGACCCAGACTCCTATTGTCCGAAGAACAAGACCTGTGTAACGGACGGAGCCTGCTTTGcctcaatattcttttatgaGGATAAGCCTTATTACAAGTTTGG CTGCAAAGCAAAGGCTTCCCTTGTCCCCATCGGCAATCCTTTTGAATGTCAGACCTCGATAATAGCTGGTACTGAGACGAAGGTCAACTGCTGTTACGAGGATAACTGTAACATGGGTGTACGACCCGAGGTTGATACAAGGCCTACACCAAAAG TTGACCCAGACAATGGTAAAACAGAACTCGGCATTTGGGAACTTGTTGCGATCACTGCCGGGCCAGTGATTCTGCTTTGTCTCATATTCGTGTTCGCGTTTGTCATGTACCATCGGCACAAGAGTCGGAGGAATTCAATGTATCCCAGAGCCAATCCGATCGACACTCCCCTCCTCCCAGATGGCCCCCAGGGCTCTCTGAATGACATGTTGACAGATTACTCAGGATCGGGCTCAG GCCTGCCCCTGCTGGTCCAAAGAACCATCGCCCGTCAGATCCAGCTTGTTGAGATTCTCGGGAAGGGCCGATACGGTGAGGTCTGGATGGGAAAGTGGAAGGGGGAGAGCGTTGCGGTCAAGATATTCTCCAGTCGAGACGAGAGATCATGGTTTCGGGAGGCTGAGATCTATCAGACCGTCATGCTTCGACATGATAATATTTTGGGCTTTATAGCTGCAGATAATAAAG ACAATGGCACATGGACCCAGCTATGGCTAGTGACTGACCACCATGAGCAAGGCTCACTTTATGACTACCTCAACCGGACACCGGTCAGTGCTCAGGCCATGGTCAAGATGGCTCTGTCAATCTCATGTGGTCTGGCTCATCTCCACACAGAAATCATGGGCACAAGAG GCAAGCCAGCCATCGCCCACAGAGACTTGAAGAGCAAGAATATTCTGGTGAAAAGTAATGGCCAGTGCTGTATTGCTGACCTGG GTCTGGCCGTACGTCACGACTCAGCCACAGACGCTGTTGACATTGCCCCAAACAACAGAGTGGGCACAAAACGTTATATGCCCCCAGAAGTCCTGGACGAAACTATTAACATGAATCACTTTGAGTCTTTCAAGAGGGCAGATGTGTACTCATTTGGACTGGTACTGTGGGAAATAGCTAGGAGATGCTCTATTGGAG GTATATATGAAGACTACCAGCAACCATATTATAACATGGTGCCCCCAGATCCATATCTCGAGGAGATGAAAAAGATTGTGTGCACTGACAGACGTCGGCCTGACATACCTAATAGGTGGCAGGGACACGAG GGATTACGGGTAATGGCAAGGGTAATGAAGGAGTGTTGGTTCCAAAATGCAGCTGCCCGACTCACTGCTCTTAGAATCAAGAAGACACTGGACAGTCTGAACACACAAGGAGATGTGAAAGTTGCCACTGAAACTAGTCTGGAACCAGTATAG